One segment of Macrotis lagotis isolate mMagLag1 chromosome 1, bilby.v1.9.chrom.fasta, whole genome shotgun sequence DNA contains the following:
- the LOC141507893 gene encoding olfactory receptor 56B1-like: MTLSARFINSSHFQVTEFILMGLPGIHSWQHWLSLPLALLYFAAISANLLIFITIWKEPKLHQPMYQFLSILSIVDIGLATTIMPKILAIFWFDAKTISLPECFAQIYAIHGFLGMESGIFLCMAIDRYVAICQPLHYSTIVTDTFVFKISAFMVLRNGLAVIPVPLLAAQRDYCSSNEIEHCLCSNLGVTSLACDDRRPNSICQLILALLIMGGDLTMIILSYALIFWSVLKLNSAEAASKALSTCSSHLILIFFFYTVIVVLFVTHLAERKYPLIPVLFNVLHNIIPPALNPLVYAFRTQDLRLGFQKLFLPVKNSKCVQIR; the protein is encoded by the coding sequence ATGACTCTATCTGCAAGATTCATCAATAGCTCCCATTTCCAGGTCACAGAATTCATCCTTATGGGACTCCCAGGAATACATAGTTGGCAACATTGGTTATCTCTACCCTTGGCATTGCTCTACTTCGCAGCCATCAGTGCCAATCTGCTTATCTTCATCACCATCTGGAAGGAACCCAAATTGCACCAGCCCATGTACCAATTCCTAAGTATTCTATCTATAGTGGACATAGGTCTGGCCACTACCATCATGCCCAAGATATTAGCCATCTTCTGGTTTGATGCCAAGACCATCAGCCTCCCTGAGTGCTTTGCTCAGATCTATGCCATACATGGCTTTCTAGGCATGGAGTCAGGGATCTTCCTATGCATGGCTATTGACAGATATGTGGCTATTTGCCAACCCCTCCATTATTCCACTATTGTCACAGACACTTTTGTCTTCAAAATCAGTGCATTCATGGTGCTCAGAAATGGACTGGCTGTTATCCCAGTGCCTTTGCTGGCTGCTCAGAGAGATTACTGCTCCTCAAATGAGATTGAACACTGCCTTTGCTCCAACCTGGGAGTCACCAGCTTGGCCTGTGATGACAGGAGACCCAACAGCATTTGCCAGCTGATTCTGGCCCTGTTGATAATGGGAGGTGATTTAACTATGATCATCCTTTCCTATGCCTTGATTTTCTGGTCGGTGCTGAAGTTGAATTCTGCAGAAGCTGCATCCAAAGCCCTCAGCACCTGCAGCTCCCACCTCATCCTCATCTTCTTCTTCTATACTGTCATTGTTGTACTTTTTGTCACCCACCTGGCAGAGAGAAAATATCCCCTGATCCCAGTGCTCTTCAATGTTTTGCACAACATCATCCCCCCAGCCCTCAACCCTCTAGTGTATGCTTTTAGGACCCAAGACCTCAGGTTGGGCTTCCAGAAGTTATTTCTGCCAGTTAAAAACAGCAAATGTGTCCAAATCAGGTGA